Proteins encoded together in one Hevea brasiliensis isolate MT/VB/25A 57/8 chromosome 16, ASM3005281v1, whole genome shotgun sequence window:
- the LOC110635226 gene encoding transcription factor BOA, with protein MGEEVKMGEYEPNGEDTNGDVERVAEWEIGLPTADDLTPLSQLLIPPELALAFSISPERQRTLIDVNRASQNTVSNLRSVGGGGQLNALSSNNFKSYNEDLARDPMVVELEPEDNNMDRDGSVSESRKLRKIDSEEADSALRTENSGDDPSARTPKRPRLVWTPQLHKRFVDVVAYLGIKNAVPKTIMQLMNVEGLTRENVASHLQKYRLYLKRMQGLSSEGPSSSDQLFASTPVPQSLHESGSGAGAGGGGSGGNGAAHGNGHLGMPIPVPYHPAAGPMMPMPMYGHMGNHHHHQGFDGNIPYNMLQQRDWSGNNYGSIVSYPHHPHHVAPPNDNM; from the coding sequence ATGGGGGAGGAAGTGAAGATGGGTGAGTACGAACCGAACGGGGAGGATACCAACGGAGATGTAGAGAGAGTTGCAGAGTGGGAGATTGGCCTACCTACTGCCGACGATCTCACCCCTTTGTCTCAGCTGTTGATTCCTCCGGAGCTCGCGTTGGCGTTCAGTATCTCGCCGGAGCGTCAACGCACGCTTATCGACGTCAACCGAGCTTCGCAAAATACTGTCTCGAATCTCCGTAGCGTTGGCGGTGGGGGACAGTTAAACGCGCTGTCCTCGAATAACTTTAAGTCTTATAATGAAGACCTAGCTCGCGACCCGATGGTGGTGGAGCTGGAGCCGGAGGATAACAACATGGATCGGGACGGTTCGGTGTCCGAGTCGAGGAAGTTGAGGAAAATCGATTCGGAAGAAGCGGATTCGGCTTTGAGAACGGAAAATTCCGGCGACGATCCGTCTGCGAGGACGCCGAAACGGCCACGTCTTGTGTGGACACCGCAGCTGCATAAGAGATTCGTGGATGTGGTGGCTTATCTTGGAATAAAAAACGCGGTACCGAAGACCATCATGCAGTTAATGAACGTGGAAGGTTTGACCCGCGAGAATGTGGCGAGCCATTTGCAAAAGTATCGCCTTTATTTGAAGAGGATGCAGGGGTTGTCGAGTGAGGGTCCCTCGTCTTCTGATCAGTTGTTTGCCTCTACGCCCGTGCCGCAGAGCTTGCACGAGAGTGGTAGTGGCGCAGgcgctggtggtggtggtagtggaggTAACGGAGCCGCCCACGGGAATGGCCACTTGGGAATGCCCATTCCTGTCCCGTATCATCCGGCGGCGGGGCCGATGATGCCAATGCCGATGTATGGACACATGGGCAATCATCACCATCATCAGGGATTCGATGGTAATATTCCCTATAATATGTTACAACAGAGGGATTGGAGTGGGAATAATTATGGTTCGATCGTGTCTTACCCGCATCATCCTCATCACGTTGCTCCTCCTAATGATAATATGTGA
- the LOC110635244 gene encoding pentatricopeptide repeat-containing protein At5g59600, with the protein MLHLSSCPIFRTPQFKITIIYRLFQSSPDFYSQLIQTLACSRASHQGKKLHAHLIINGLASSTRFASRLIYFYTEIKQLSDARKLFDEIPKSNIHRWVVLIGAYSRCDFYQEALTVFSEMQNERLGPNKFVIPSVLKACGRLFDLQTGKILHSVILKSSFKSDVFVISALIDMYSRCKQVEKARQVFDRMEEKDLVALNVMVLGYAQHGLAKDGFVLVEKMQMLDIKPNVVTWNTLISGFAQACDKVMVLKVFELMLMNGVKPDVFSWTSVISGLVQNFQIEAAFDTFKQMLQHGFYPSSATISSLLPACATVANVRLGRGVHGYAVVIGVEEDIYVRSALVDMYAKCGFISEAMVLFYKMPERNTATWNSMIFGYANHGYCNEAIELFNQMEKVERKKLDHLSFTAVLTACSHAGRVELGQSLFLLMQEKYNVVPRLEHYACIVDLLGRAGKLSQAYDMIKTMPVEPDLFVWGALLGACRNHGDVDLAEIAARHLAELEPWNAGNDMLLSNLYADTDCWENVAKFKNLIKRKKMGRFSGCSWIEAAR; encoded by the coding sequence ATGCTTCATCTTTCCAGTTGCCCGATATTTCGTACACCCCAATTTAAAATCACAATCATATACCGTTTATTTCAATCATCACCAGATTTCTATTCTCAACTCATCCAAACTTTAGCTTGTTCTCGAGCCTCGCATCAAGGAAAAAAGCTGCACGCCCACTTGATTATAAACGGCTTAGCTTCTTCAACTCGTTTTGCCTCCAGGCTCATCTATTTTTATACTGAGATTAAACAGTTATCTGACGCTCGTAAACTGTTCGATGAAATTCCCAAATCAAACATCCACCGTTGGGTCGTGCTCATTGGTGCCTACTCTCGATGTGATTTTTATCAGGAAGCTTTAACCGTCTTTTCTGAAATGCAGAATGAAAGATTAGGGCCTAATAAGTTTGTTATTCCGAGTGTTCTTAAAGCTTGTGGTCGTTTGTTTGATTTGCAAACTGGGAAGATATTACACTCTGTGATtttaaagtcatcatttaagtctGATGTTTTTGTCATTAGTGCATTAATCGATATGTATTCTAGATGCAAGCAAGTTGAAAAGGCGAGGCAAGTGTTTGATAGGATGGAAGAGAAAGACTTGGTGGCATTAAATGTCATGGTTTTAGGTTATGCTCAACATGGTTTGGCTAAGGATGGATTTGTTTTGGTGGAGAAAATGCAAATGTTGGATATTAAGCCTAATGTGGTAACTTGGAATACCTTAATTTCAGGGTTTGCACAAGCATGTGACAAAGTAATGGTTTTAAAGGTGTTTGAATTAATGCTTATGAATGGTGTGAAGCCTGATGTCTTCTCTTGGACTTCGGTTATTTCAGGGTTGGTGCAGAATTTTCAGATTGAGGCGGCTTTTGATACATTTAAACAAATGTTGCAACATGGGTTTTATCCAAGTTCTGCAACTATTAGCAGCCTCTTACCTGCTTGTGCAACTGTGGCAAATGTGAGGCTTGGGAGGGGGGTACACGGGTATGCAGTGGTGATTGGAGTTGAAGAGGACATATATGTAAGGAGTGCTCTTGTTGACATGTATGCCAAATGTGGTTTTATATCTGAAGCAATGGTATTGTTTTATAAGATGCCTGAAAGAAACACAGCTACTTGGAATTCAATGATTTTTGGATATGCAAATCACGGGTACTGCAATGAAGCTATTGAGCTTTTTAATCAGATGGAGAAGGTAGAGAGAAAGAAGCTTGATCACTTGAGTTTCACCGCTGTCCTCACTGCTTGTAGCCATGCTGGAAGGGTTGAACTTGGACAAAGTTTGTTTCTTTTGATGCAAGAGAAGTACAATGTTGTTCCAAGATTGGAGCATTATGCATGCATAGTTGACCTACTTGGTAGAGCTGGAAAATTATCCCAGGCTTATGATATGATTAAGACGATGCCTGTTGAGCCTGATTTATTTGTTTGGGGAGCATTATTAGGGGCATGTCGGAATCATGGAGATGTAGATCTTGCTGAGATAGCAGCTAGGCATTTGGCCGAGCTTGAGCCTTGGAATGCTGGAAATGATATGCTTCTGTCAAATTTATATGCTGATACTGACTGTTGGGAAAATGTTGCAAAGTTCAAGAATctgataaaaagaaaaaagatgggAAGATTTTCTGGGTGCAGTTGGATAGAGGCTGCCAGATAA
- the LOC110635248 gene encoding protein TOC75-3, chloroplastic — protein sequence MSSFAAPTNLIANAPLSSSSSLPSRRKSRASAAAPRASPFKCDLSSFSNLSSSSQNPKPRDSNSHSSILKSLSKSLALAGVGASAATFLLRLTPIFNEGPGSFGGDNGGDWFGGGGGGGGGDGFGEGGGFWKRLFSLAPAIADESQSQEWDSHGLPADIVVQLNKLSGFKKYKISEILFFDRRRWATVGTEDSFFEMVSLRPSGIYTKAQLQKELETLATCGMFEKVDMEGKTKPDGTLGITISFAESTWQSADKFRCINVGLMPQSKPIEMDLDMTDKEKLEYYRSQEKDYKRRIEKARPCLLPMAVRGEVLQMLREQGKVSARLLQKIRDRVQKWYHDEGYACAQVVNFGNLNTKEVVCEVVEGDITQLVIQFQDKLGNVVEGNTQLSVVKRELPKQLRQGQVFNIEAGKQALRNINSLALFSNIEVNPRPDEKNEGGIIVEIKLKELEPKSAEVSTEWSIVPGRGGRPTLASFQPGGTVSFEHRNIKGLNRSILGSITTSNFFFPQDDLAFKLEYVHPYLDGVYNPSNRTLRASCFNSRKLSPVFTGGPGVDEVPPIWVDRAGLKANITENFTRQSKFTYGIVMEEITTRDESSHISANGQRVLPSGGISADGPPTTLSGTGIDRMTFLQANITRDNTKFVNGAVVGERNVFQVDQGLGIGSKFPFFNRHQLTITRFIQLKRVEEGPGKSPPPVLVLHGHYGGCVGDLPSYDAFILGGPYSVRGYNMGELGAARNVLELGAEIRIPVRDTHVYAFAEHGNDLGSSKDVKGNPTEVYRRMGYGSSYGVGVKLGLVRAEYAVDHNTGTGSLFFRFGERY from the exons ATGTCCTCTTTTGCCGCTCCCACCAATCTCATAGCCAACGCTcctctctcctcctcctcctctctaCCTTCACGCCGCAAGTCACGTGCTAGTGCTGCTGCCCCTCGTGCTTCCCCCTTCAAATGCGATCTTTCCTCCTTTTCGAACTTATCTTCATCCTCGCAAAATCCTAAACCCCGTGATTCCAACTCACACAGTTCAATTCTTAAATCCTTGTCTAAGTCCCTAGCCCTTGCTGGAGTTGGCGCTTCCGCCGCCACTTTCCTCCTCCGACTCACCCCCATCTTCAACGAGGGCCCTGGCAGCTTCGGCGGTGATAATGGCGGCGATTGGTTCGGAGGTGGTGGTGGAGGCGGGGGCGGAGATGGTTTTGGTGAGGGAGGAGGGTTCTGGAAGAGACTGTTTTCTCTGGCGCCGGCAATTGCGGACGAGTCGCAGTCACAGGAGTGGGATTCACATGGTCTTCCGGCCGACATTGTTGTTCAGCTAAATAAACTGAGTGGCTTCAAGAAGTATAAAATTTCAGAAATCCTCTTCTTCGATCGGCGGCGATGGGCCACCGTGGGCACCGAAGACTCTTTCTTTGAGATGGTCTCCCTACGACCTAGTGGAATTTACACCAAAGCTCAGCTCCAGAAGGAGCTCGAAACTCTAGCCACTTGCGGAATGTTCGAGAAAGTGGACATGGAAGGAAAAACTAAACCAGATGGAACCCTAGGCATAACCATATCATTCGCAGAAAGCACCTGGCAGTCAGCTGATAAGTTTAGGTGCATTAATGTTGGATTAATGCCGCAATCAAAACCCATTGAAATGGATCTGGATATGACTGACAAAGAGAAGCTGGAGTATTACAGGAGTCAGGAGAAGGATTACAAGAGGAGGATAGAGAAGGCGAGACCGTGTTTGTTACCAATGGCGGTGCGTGGTGAGGTGCTTCAGATGTTGAGAGAGCAGGGAAAGGTTAGCGCAAGGTTGTTGCAAAAGATTAGGGATAGAGTGCAGAAGTGGTACCATGATGAAGGGTATGCGTGTGCTCAGGTTGTGAATTTTGGGAATTTGAATACCAAGGAGGTGGTCTGTGAAGTGGTGGAAGGGGATATTACCCAGTTGGTCATTCAATTCCAGGATAAGCTTGGGAATGTTGTTGAAGGGAACACCCAGCTGTCTGTTGTCAAGAGAGAATTGCCCAAACAG CTTAGACAAGGTCAAGTTTTTAACATTGAAGCTGGGAAACAAGCTCTCAGGAACATAAACTCATTGGCCTTGTTTTCAAATATCGAAGTGAATCCAAGGCCTGATGAGAAGAATGAGGGAGGAATAATTGTTGAGATTAAACTTAAAGAACTAGAGCCAAAATCAGCTGAAGTTAGTACCGAGTGGAGTATTGTTCCTGGACGTGGAGGGCGTCCTACATTG GCTTCATTCCAGCCAGGtggaactgtttcttttgaacatCGGAATATCAAAGGGCTTAATCGATCCATTCTTGGTTCAATAACCACCAGCAATTTCTTCTTCCCTCAG GATGATCTTGCTTTTAAGCTTGAGTATGTTCATCCATATTTGGATGGTGTATATAATCCATCCAACCGTACTCTCCGTGCAAGCTGCTTCAACAGTCGGAAACTAAGTCCAGTCTTCACTGGTGGGCCAGGAGTGGATGAAGTCCCTCCTATATGGGTTGATCGTGCTGGCCTTAAAGCTAACATTACAGAG AATTTCACCCGTCAGAGTAAATTCACTTATGGAATTGTGATGGAAGAGATAACAACACGTGATGAAAGCAGTCATATCTCTGCCAATGGTCAAAGAGTGTTGCCGAGTGGAGGAATCAGCGCAGATGGACCTCCAACAACCCTCAGTGGTACAGGCATTGACCGAATGACATTCTTACAAGCAAATATCACGCGTGATAACACCAAGTTCGTAAATGGAGCTGTAGTTGGTGAGAGGAATGTGTTTCAG GTGGACCAAGGCCTTGGAATTGGCAGCAAGTTTCCTTTCTTTAACCGTCACCAACTAACCATCACGCGATTTATACAGTTGAAGCGAGTGGAGGAAGGTCCTGGTAAATCACCACCACCTGTACTAGTCCTGCATGGTCATTATGGTGGTTGTGTAGGAGATCTTCCGAGTTATGATGCTTTTATCCTTGGGGGGCCTTATTCTGTGAGGGGCTACAACATGGGTGAATTGGGAGCAGCCAGAAACGTCCTGGAG CTTGGAGCTGAAATACGGATACCTGTGAGAGATACACACGTGTATGCATTTGCAGAGCATGGAAATGATCTGGGAAGTTCCAAGGATGTCAAGGGGAACCCAACAGAGGTATACAGGAGAATGGGTTATGGTTCATCGTATGGTGTTGGTGTTAAGCTGGGTTTGGTGCGAGCGGAATATGCTGTTGATCATAATACTGGTACTGGATCATTGTTCTTTCGGTTTGGGGAAAGATATTGA